One part of the Anaeromyxobacter sp. Fw109-5 genome encodes these proteins:
- a CDS encoding PLP-dependent aspartate aminotransferase family protein gives MTERSSLRTRAVAGEPVDPTYRAIGTPVVQATSFVVEPGEVGFSAADMQEEQPYFYGRWGSPTVRVLEQRLADLDDGEDAVCFASGMAAASGLLLHLLRAGDHAIVSDVCYAGVAELCAGALRRLGVEITFADLSDLEEVRGALRPGTRLVYAETPVNPTLRLADVEALADLAHRAGAALAVDSTIATPFGLRPLALGADYVLHSLTKYACGHGDALGGVVVGRRAAMAALRQDALVHLGAAMSPSSASLILRGLVTLPLRMRAHEEGARAVAEFLERHPRVRRVLYPGLASHPQAELARRQLQNASGLLAFVADGGDALARRLAERLRLILYAVSLGKHRSLVYFLPTEDLLRTSFPLQGDKAARFRAVAGEGLFRLSVGLEAPEEIVADLEQALR, from the coding sequence ATGACCGAACGATCGAGCCTCCGCACGCGGGCCGTCGCGGGCGAGCCCGTGGACCCGACCTACCGCGCCATCGGGACCCCCGTCGTGCAGGCCACGAGCTTCGTCGTGGAGCCCGGCGAGGTCGGGTTCTCCGCCGCCGACATGCAGGAGGAGCAGCCGTACTTCTACGGCCGGTGGGGGTCCCCCACGGTCCGCGTGCTCGAGCAGCGCCTCGCCGACCTCGACGACGGCGAGGACGCGGTCTGCTTCGCGAGCGGGATGGCCGCGGCGTCGGGGCTGCTCCTGCACCTGCTGCGCGCCGGCGATCACGCGATCGTGAGCGACGTCTGCTACGCGGGCGTGGCGGAGCTCTGCGCCGGCGCGCTCCGCCGGCTCGGCGTCGAGATCACCTTCGCCGACCTCTCGGACCTCGAGGAGGTGCGCGGGGCGCTGCGCCCGGGCACGCGGCTCGTCTACGCCGAGACCCCGGTGAATCCGACGCTGCGCCTCGCCGACGTGGAGGCGCTCGCGGACCTCGCGCACCGCGCGGGCGCGGCGCTCGCCGTCGACTCGACCATCGCGACGCCGTTCGGGCTCCGGCCGCTCGCGCTCGGCGCCGACTACGTGCTCCACTCGCTCACCAAGTACGCGTGCGGGCACGGCGACGCCCTCGGCGGCGTGGTCGTCGGGCGGCGCGCGGCGATGGCGGCGCTCCGGCAGGACGCGCTCGTCCACCTGGGCGCGGCGATGAGCCCCTCCTCGGCGAGCCTCATCCTGCGCGGGCTGGTGACGCTCCCGCTGCGGATGCGCGCCCACGAGGAGGGGGCGCGCGCGGTGGCGGAGTTCCTGGAGCGGCACCCGCGCGTCCGGCGCGTGCTGTACCCCGGCCTCGCCTCTCACCCGCAGGCGGAGCTCGCGCGGCGGCAGCTCCAGAACGCCTCCGGCCTGCTCGCCTTCGTCGCGGACGGAGGCGACGCGCTCGCGCGCCGGCTCGCGGAGCGGCTTCGCCTGATCCTGTACGCCGTCTCCCTGGGCAAGCACCGCAGCCTCGTGTACTTCCTGCCGACCGAGGATCTCCTGCGGACCTCCTTCCCGCTCCAGGGCGACAAGGCGGCGCGCTTCCGTGCGGTCGCCGGGGAGGGGCTGTTCCGCCTCTCCGTCGGGCTCGAGGCGCCGGAGGAGATCGTGGCGGATCTCGAGCAGGCGCTCCGGTGA
- a CDS encoding YhjD/YihY/BrkB family envelope integrity protein, with protein MNATALHHPLDRLRAFFSARIWDARPAELPRAKAALFRVSRLGYSTVRGFLDNRLTVRAAALTYYSILSVVPFLAFAFAVLKGFGAYRTFIGEIVRPYLADTFGANPALHQATERILEFVERTDVSRLGALGLVVLVYTSVSLVSSIEVALNDVFGAKTTRPFLRQITDYVTLLVTTPILVFAAATISTAAQSSSVIVFLRERLGLGPAIDFALGFTPVAVVCLALFAMYTILPNVRVRPFSALLGAAVAALGWQGALVLHVQLQMGVAKYNALYSVLSALPIFLVWSYVSWLIVLVGAEIAASHQNEQIVRQRLRGKRADQALKETLAVAAGAQIARDFLAGGPRRSAPELAALLEVPPPVIEEILEALVRAGLLVRAAVAQHVGYVPGRDLDDIRASDLRDALRREPQAEDVRAAVERRLGPELQRLIHADQDERRASPLNATLRELAAVAPETRPVAPPGERDGRPALPEEAEVLDAKQPETPA; from the coding sequence GTGAACGCCACCGCGCTGCACCACCCGCTCGACCGCCTGCGCGCGTTCTTCTCCGCGCGGATCTGGGACGCCCGGCCGGCGGAGCTGCCGAGGGCGAAGGCCGCGTTGTTCCGCGTGAGCCGGCTCGGCTACTCCACGGTCCGGGGGTTCCTCGACAACCGGCTGACGGTCCGCGCCGCCGCGCTCACCTACTACAGCATCCTCTCCGTCGTGCCGTTCCTCGCCTTCGCCTTCGCGGTGCTGAAGGGCTTCGGCGCGTACCGCACCTTCATCGGCGAGATCGTCCGGCCCTACCTCGCGGACACCTTCGGCGCGAACCCGGCGCTGCACCAGGCCACCGAGCGGATCCTCGAGTTCGTGGAGCGGACCGACGTGTCGCGGCTCGGCGCGCTCGGGCTCGTGGTGCTGGTGTACACGAGCGTCTCGCTCGTCTCGAGCATCGAGGTCGCGCTGAACGACGTGTTCGGGGCGAAGACGACGCGGCCGTTCCTCCGCCAGATCACCGACTACGTCACGCTGCTCGTGACCACGCCCATCCTCGTGTTCGCGGCGGCGACCATCTCCACGGCGGCGCAGAGCTCGAGCGTGATCGTGTTCCTGCGCGAGCGGCTCGGGCTCGGGCCCGCGATCGACTTCGCGCTCGGCTTCACGCCGGTCGCGGTCGTCTGCCTCGCGCTCTTCGCGATGTACACGATCCTGCCGAACGTGCGCGTCCGGCCGTTCTCGGCGCTGCTCGGCGCCGCGGTCGCGGCGCTGGGCTGGCAGGGCGCGCTGGTGCTGCACGTGCAGCTCCAGATGGGCGTCGCCAAGTACAACGCCCTCTACTCCGTCCTCAGCGCGCTCCCGATCTTCCTCGTGTGGTCCTACGTGTCGTGGCTCATCGTGCTCGTGGGAGCGGAGATCGCCGCGAGCCACCAGAACGAGCAGATCGTGCGACAGCGGCTGCGCGGGAAGCGCGCCGATCAGGCGCTGAAGGAGACGCTCGCCGTCGCCGCGGGCGCGCAGATCGCGCGCGACTTCCTCGCCGGCGGGCCGCGGCGCTCGGCGCCCGAGCTGGCCGCGCTCCTGGAGGTGCCGCCCCCCGTGATCGAGGAGATCCTCGAGGCGCTGGTGCGCGCGGGCCTGCTCGTCCGCGCCGCCGTCGCCCAGCACGTGGGCTACGTGCCGGGTCGCGATCTCGACGACATCCGCGCGAGCGACCTGCGCGACGCGCTCCGCCGCGAGCCCCAGGCCGAGGACGTGCGCGCGGCGGTGGAGCGCCGGCTCGGGCCGGAGCTCCAGCGGCTGATCCACGCCGACCAAGACGAGCGGCGCGCCTCGCCGCTGAACGCGACGCTCCGGGAGCTCGCCGCCGTCGCCCCCGAGACGCGCCCCGTCGCCCCGCCGGGCGAGCGCGACGGCCGCCCCGCCCTCCCAGAGGAGGCGGAGGTGCTCGACGCGAAGCAGCCGGAGACGCCGGCGTAG
- a CDS encoding universal stress protein yields MAIFKHVLAATDFSETSGRALETAVAIAREAGAELSVVHVCEIPPYTDFASPVDLVTPITDVAETKLEQLLSSIRDVCPAAKGYVRVGAPWEQLLATAAERGADLVVVGTHGRRGFAHAMMGSVAERVVRLSPVPVLTVRSRIPG; encoded by the coding sequence ATGGCCATCTTCAAGCACGTCCTCGCGGCGACGGACTTCAGCGAGACGTCGGGCCGCGCGCTCGAGACGGCGGTCGCGATCGCGCGCGAGGCCGGCGCCGAGCTGAGCGTCGTGCACGTCTGCGAGATCCCGCCGTACACCGACTTCGCCTCGCCGGTGGATCTGGTGACGCCGATCACCGACGTCGCAGAGACGAAGCTCGAGCAGCTGCTCTCCTCGATCCGCGACGTCTGCCCGGCGGCGAAGGGCTACGTCAGGGTCGGCGCGCCCTGGGAACAGCTCCTCGCCACCGCCGCGGAGCGCGGCGCGGACCTCGTCGTGGTCGGCACCCACGGACGGCGCGGGTTCGCGCACGCCATGATGGGCAGCGTCGCCGAGCGCGTCGTGCGCCTTTCCCCGGTCCCGGTGCTGACGGTGCGGTCCCGGATCCCGGGGTGA
- a CDS encoding lysophospholipid acyltransferase family protein encodes MRALMALPPGLAFALGALLGRLGWFLSPALRRDMRASLAVAFPEKSDAERDAIARESLVNLGRVAGEAITMRQWAHRLDEYVEAPAEAVATVERAWARKKGIIFVLGHIGNWELTSRLSRYVQPNAAIAKRSWHPSLDALAERFRADSGVGTFWRDDPATGRNMLKLFRQGGALGILIDQDIRDVQSVFVPFFGRLAATPRAPADLALRFGATLLVVTCSRRGPGPRDGHRLEVVEIPADATAPDREAEVLRVTAACAAVQEQAIRRHPAEWVWMHQRWKTRPDPAQAAAPDERRELPTGSRQAG; translated from the coding sequence GTGCGAGCGCTCATGGCGCTGCCGCCGGGCCTGGCGTTCGCGCTCGGCGCGCTCCTCGGGCGGCTCGGGTGGTTCCTCTCGCCGGCGCTGCGCCGCGACATGCGCGCGAGCCTCGCCGTGGCGTTCCCGGAGAAGAGCGACGCCGAGCGGGACGCGATCGCGCGCGAGAGCCTCGTCAACCTGGGCCGCGTGGCCGGCGAGGCGATCACGATGCGCCAGTGGGCCCATCGCCTGGACGAGTACGTCGAGGCGCCCGCGGAGGCCGTCGCGACGGTCGAGCGGGCGTGGGCGCGGAAGAAGGGGATCATCTTCGTGCTCGGGCACATCGGGAACTGGGAGCTCACCTCCCGGCTGTCCCGCTACGTCCAGCCGAACGCCGCGATCGCGAAGCGCAGCTGGCACCCCAGCCTCGACGCGCTGGCGGAGCGGTTCCGCGCCGACAGCGGCGTCGGCACCTTCTGGCGCGACGACCCGGCCACCGGCCGCAACATGCTGAAGCTCTTCCGCCAGGGCGGCGCGCTCGGCATCCTCATCGATCAGGACATCCGCGACGTGCAGAGCGTGTTCGTGCCGTTCTTCGGCCGGCTCGCCGCGACGCCGCGGGCGCCCGCCGACCTCGCGCTGCGGTTCGGCGCGACGCTCCTCGTCGTGACCTGCTCGCGCCGCGGGCCGGGCCCCCGGGACGGTCACCGCCTCGAGGTCGTCGAGATCCCCGCCGACGCCACGGCGCCGGACCGCGAGGCCGAGGTCCTCCGGGTGACCGCGGCGTGCGCCGCCGTGCAGGAGCAGGCGATCCGGCGTCACCCCGCCGAGTGGGTCTGGATGCACCAGCGCTGGAAGACGCGGCCCGACCCCGCGCAGGCGGCGGCGCCGGACGAGCGGCGGGAGCTCCCGACGGGCTCGCGCCAGGCAGGGTGA
- a CDS encoding DUF169 domain-containing protein: MDAPTLTKHLEKHLRVATFPVGVRTLAPGEPLPAKAKRPSRDLGGPVAICQGVALARRYGWTLAFTGEDLACPIAKAAFGFEDRIPYYERGSLAEGMYAACQEAGAAFEAALPRLERGAISAIAVGPLERVSFEPETVVVYGNSAQVLRLVNASLYAKGGSFTAQFTGRGDCADIVIRTRQAQAPQLVLPCYGDRLFGLAADDELAFTFPFAMADEIVAGLEGTSKGGIRYPVPVFALRTQPAFPPSYVELERRWRAGEE; encoded by the coding sequence ATGGACGCCCCCACGCTCACGAAGCACCTGGAGAAGCACCTCCGCGTCGCCACCTTCCCCGTCGGCGTGCGGACGCTCGCTCCGGGCGAGCCGTTGCCGGCGAAGGCGAAGCGGCCGTCGAGGGACCTCGGGGGGCCGGTGGCGATCTGCCAGGGCGTCGCGCTCGCGCGCCGTTACGGGTGGACGCTCGCCTTCACGGGCGAGGATCTCGCCTGCCCCATCGCCAAGGCGGCCTTCGGGTTCGAGGACCGCATCCCCTACTACGAGCGGGGATCGCTCGCGGAGGGGATGTACGCGGCCTGCCAGGAGGCCGGCGCCGCGTTCGAGGCGGCGCTGCCGCGCCTGGAGCGCGGCGCGATCTCCGCGATCGCCGTCGGCCCGCTCGAGCGGGTGAGCTTCGAGCCGGAGACGGTGGTCGTCTACGGCAACTCGGCGCAGGTGCTCCGCCTCGTGAACGCCTCCCTCTACGCGAAGGGCGGCAGCTTCACGGCCCAGTTCACGGGGCGTGGCGACTGCGCCGACATCGTCATCCGCACGCGCCAGGCGCAGGCGCCGCAGCTCGTCCTGCCCTGCTACGGCGACCGCCTCTTCGGCCTCGCCGCGGACGACGAGCTCGCGTTCACGTTCCCCTTCGCGATGGCGGACGAGATCGTCGCGGGCCTGGAGGGGACGAGCAAGGGCGGGATCCGCTACCCCGTCCCGGTCTTCGCGTTGCGGACGCAGCCCGCCTTCCCGCCGAGCTACGTCGAGCTCGAGCGACGCTGGCGGGCCGGCGAGGAGTAG